The following are from one region of the Stigmatella ashevillena genome:
- a CDS encoding glycosyltransferase translates to MRVLFTTTPATGHFHPLVPTARALQQAGHEVAFAAAEAFRSQVEASGFLVFPAGASFESLGFDVQRDAEPLSRLGLPEQLEKVLDLFVDRLARPMARDLGKVCKRWRPDLLISESAEFAGPMVAEQQGIPYATIQVGGTGSLGEENKALFARRLDVVRAEQGLPPDPELKALFRYLHLSFMPAAYFGGPLPSTTQYLKLEVFDQSGCERLPEWMASLGSRPVVYATLGTVFNKLIRYLSTITEALREEPVELIVTVGRDMDPARLGPQPSNVHVERYIPQSLLLPRCELAILHGGYNSVMSALYVGLPVLIMPLAADQPMNAQSCERLGVGRRVNPDTLTPEILRQQVREMMRDGSYRERARRFQAESQALPGMAEGVAMLEKLSREHQPLVRA, encoded by the coding sequence ATGCGTGTTCTCTTCACCACCACACCTGCGACCGGTCACTTTCACCCACTGGTACCGACAGCCCGGGCGCTTCAGCAGGCCGGCCATGAGGTGGCCTTCGCCGCCGCCGAGGCGTTCCGGTCCCAGGTGGAGGCCAGTGGCTTTCTCGTCTTTCCGGCGGGGGCGAGCTTCGAGTCGCTGGGCTTTGACGTGCAGCGCGATGCGGAGCCCCTGTCGCGGCTCGGCCTTCCGGAGCAGCTCGAGAAGGTGCTGGATCTCTTCGTGGACCGGTTGGCCCGCCCGATGGCGCGAGACCTGGGCAAGGTGTGCAAGCGCTGGCGGCCGGACCTCCTCATCAGCGAGTCGGCGGAGTTCGCGGGGCCCATGGTGGCCGAGCAGCAGGGCATTCCCTACGCCACCATTCAGGTGGGAGGCACGGGCAGCCTGGGAGAGGAGAACAAGGCCCTCTTCGCCCGGCGCTTGGATGTCGTCCGGGCGGAGCAGGGCCTGCCGCCGGACCCCGAGTTGAAAGCCCTCTTCCGGTACCTGCACCTGTCCTTCATGCCGGCGGCGTATTTCGGCGGGCCGCTTCCGTCCACGACGCAATACTTGAAGCTGGAAGTGTTTGATCAATCGGGCTGTGAGCGATTGCCGGAGTGGATGGCGTCGCTGGGCAGCCGCCCGGTGGTCTACGCGACGCTGGGCACGGTGTTCAACAAGCTCATCCGGTACCTGAGCACCATCACCGAGGCGCTCCGGGAGGAGCCGGTGGAGCTCATCGTCACGGTGGGCCGGGACATGGATCCGGCGCGGCTGGGACCGCAGCCCTCGAATGTGCACGTGGAGCGTTACATCCCCCAATCGCTGCTCTTGCCCCGATGTGAGCTGGCCATTTTGCACGGGGGATACAACAGTGTGATGAGCGCGCTGTACGTGGGATTGCCGGTGCTCATCATGCCGTTGGCGGCGGATCAACCCATGAACGCCCAGTCCTGCGAGCGGCTGGGGGTGGGGCGTCGGGTCAACCCAGACACACTCACCCCGGAGATTCTCCGCCAGCAGGTGCGAGAGATGATGCGGGATGGCTCGTACCGCGAGCGGGCCCGGCGCTTCCAGGCCGAATCCCAGGCACTGCCAGGGATGGCGGAAGGGGTGGCCATGCTGGAAAAATTGTCACGGGAGCATCAGCCCCTCGTTCGAGCGTGA
- a CDS encoding sensor histidine kinase, giving the protein MRANPETIPSVQTERTAPSAPWWSWRTGGLILAGWTLVGIMGLSYAWTSSQLSGRAPVTLRTVGNSLESVWLWALMTPLIFACCERFPVVRPRWARHLGCHLVLCVALWAVEMGLAWLLQPWIGHPNRPFLLTMAEGALLSIYSYGGMAAIGHALRFYRLYMERRVRTSELETQLVRAQFLALQMQLRPHFLFNALNAITGLIRTGDSKGAVQMTVGLADLLRAVLRGDDSQEVPLHQELDFVARYLRIEQLRFQERLHTEIHVDPSASDALVPHLLLQPLVENAVRHGARAEAQNRVDIHITRESDMLWLRVRDTGLGPNPPGSIAPEPGVPREGGIGLTNTRARLRHLYGDGHRLELLHAEGGGAVAEVAIPYRRAARAVQ; this is encoded by the coding sequence ATGAGGGCCAACCCTGAAACCATCCCCTCCGTGCAGACCGAACGGACAGCGCCTTCCGCTCCCTGGTGGAGCTGGCGCACGGGGGGCCTCATCCTGGCGGGGTGGACCCTCGTGGGGATCATGGGCCTGTCGTACGCGTGGACCTCTTCCCAGCTCTCCGGCCGGGCCCCGGTGACGCTCCGGACGGTGGGCAACTCGCTGGAGAGCGTCTGGCTCTGGGCGCTGATGACGCCCCTCATCTTCGCCTGCTGCGAGCGCTTCCCGGTGGTCCGCCCCCGGTGGGCCCGCCACCTGGGCTGCCACCTGGTGCTGTGCGTGGCGCTCTGGGCGGTGGAGATGGGGCTCGCCTGGCTGCTCCAGCCCTGGATCGGCCATCCCAACAGGCCCTTCCTGCTGACCATGGCGGAGGGCGCCCTGCTCAGCATCTACAGCTATGGCGGCATGGCGGCCATCGGCCACGCCCTGCGCTTCTACCGCCTCTATATGGAGCGCCGGGTGCGCACCTCGGAGTTGGAGACGCAGCTGGTGCGCGCGCAATTCCTGGCGCTCCAGATGCAACTGCGCCCCCACTTCCTCTTCAATGCCCTCAACGCCATCACCGGCCTCATCCGCACCGGGGATTCGAAGGGCGCCGTGCAGATGACGGTGGGGCTCGCGGATCTGCTGCGCGCGGTGCTGCGCGGGGATGACTCGCAGGAGGTCCCCCTCCACCAGGAGTTGGACTTCGTGGCGCGCTACCTGCGCATCGAGCAGCTCCGCTTCCAGGAGCGGCTGCACACCGAGATTCACGTGGACCCCTCGGCCAGCGATGCCCTGGTCCCCCACCTGCTCCTGCAACCCCTGGTGGAGAACGCCGTGCGCCACGGGGCGCGCGCCGAGGCGCAGAACCGGGTGGACATCCACATCACCCGGGAGTCGGACATGCTCTGGCTGCGCGTGCGGGACACGGGCCTGGGCCCGAATCCTCCCGGCAGCATCGCGCCCGAGCCCGGCGTGCCCCGGGAGGGGGGCATCGGGCTGACCAATACCCGCGCCCGGCTGCGCCACCTCTATGGGGATGGGCATCGGCTGGAGTTACTGCACGCCGAGGGAGGGGGCGCCGTGGCCGAGGTCGCCATTCCCTACCGGCGCGCGGCGAGGGCGGTGCAGTGA
- a CDS encoding LytR/AlgR family response regulator transcription factor, with protein sequence MTAGDVSAPIRVLVVDDERIARQSLLSLLATDTEVRVVGECASGSQAVEALRQHPVDVLFLDVEMAGMDGFQVLRQAGPELTAAVVFVTAYDTHALKAFEVHALDYLLKPFDDERFAHVLARAKEHVRNGRIQSLARQLAGLLGASAPSPAAAPVTPPPEPPRYLERLVLKDVGRVAFLNVEEVDWLEAEDYYIQVHTAGQTHLIRQSLRELETQLDPRRFVRIHRSTIVNVERVKELRPLFHGEYHVILRNGHQLKLSRSYRARLDALLGRT encoded by the coding sequence GTGACGGCGGGAGACGTCTCCGCCCCCATCCGCGTGCTGGTGGTGGACGACGAGCGCATCGCCCGGCAGAGCCTCCTGTCGCTGCTGGCCACCGACACGGAGGTGCGCGTGGTGGGCGAGTGCGCCAGCGGCTCCCAGGCGGTGGAGGCCCTGCGCCAGCACCCAGTGGACGTGCTCTTCCTGGACGTGGAGATGGCGGGGATGGATGGCTTCCAGGTGCTGCGGCAGGCGGGCCCCGAACTCACCGCCGCCGTCGTCTTCGTCACCGCGTATGACACCCATGCCCTCAAGGCCTTCGAGGTGCACGCGCTCGACTACCTCCTCAAGCCCTTCGATGACGAGCGCTTCGCCCACGTGCTCGCCCGAGCCAAGGAGCACGTGCGCAACGGGCGCATCCAGAGCCTAGCCCGGCAGCTCGCGGGGCTCCTGGGCGCCTCTGCCCCGTCCCCTGCCGCCGCCCCGGTGACGCCTCCCCCCGAGCCCCCGCGCTACCTCGAGCGGCTGGTGCTCAAGGATGTGGGCCGGGTCGCCTTCCTCAACGTGGAGGAGGTGGATTGGCTCGAGGCCGAGGACTACTACATCCAGGTGCACACCGCCGGGCAGACGCACCTCATCCGCCAATCCCTGCGGGAGTTGGAGACGCAGTTGGATCCCCGCCGCTTCGTGCGCATCCACCGCTCCACCATCGTCAACGTGGAGCGCGTGAAAGAGCTTCGCCCGCTCTTTCACGGCGAGTACCACGTCATCCTCCGGAATGGACACCAGCTCAAGCTCAGCCGCAGCTACCGCGCGCGGCTGGATGCGCTGCTCGGCCGGACGTGA
- a CDS encoding sigma 54-interacting transcriptional regulator: protein MQDKPFTDVSTAATPRRVREESSRPVFVLTVVSHPAPHRAGERLVLGTLSSGHAVAVSRVGPDFVLPGATLGMPLADTFISRKPLLFESAGPDRVRLRVEEGGTQVLVGDQPLVGAREFSPEALREGVPLVLADRVVLLLHQSLSFTPSDDDALGMVGHGQGTRRVREDVLRVADLKVPVLIRGETGAGKELVARAIHERSPRRKGPFISVNLGAIPKELAAAELFGAKKGAYTGSTQEREGFFRAAHQGTLFLDEVGEAPAEVQVMLLRALETGEVYPVGGTAPVAVDTRLITATDADLEARIVQGTFKAPLLHRLAGYDIQVPPLRERREDIGVLFHHFAREELQSLGEGHGLESLAAQGAPWLPASLAVRLVRFSWPGNVRQLRNLTRQIIIGSRGMGALQATPRIEQELASAGPAPTGRAPEFSPPTPAATPAATPAEEPEAVRRKPSEVSDAELLEALRTSAWDLKAAAQRLGITRPSLYVLIDKSPSLRTAGDLSVEEISRCFRECKGDLDTMAQRLEVSKRGLQRRVRELGLGNT from the coding sequence ATGCAGGACAAGCCCTTCACCGACGTTTCCACCGCAGCCACCCCCCGGCGCGTGAGGGAAGAGTCCTCACGCCCTGTTTTCGTCCTCACCGTCGTCTCACACCCCGCCCCCCACCGCGCCGGGGAGCGGTTGGTGCTGGGGACGCTCTCCTCCGGGCACGCCGTGGCCGTGTCCCGCGTCGGCCCGGACTTCGTCCTGCCCGGCGCCACGCTCGGCATGCCCCTGGCCGACACCTTCATCAGCCGCAAGCCGTTGCTCTTCGAGTCCGCGGGCCCGGACCGGGTGCGGCTGCGCGTGGAAGAGGGGGGCACGCAGGTGCTCGTGGGGGATCAACCGCTGGTGGGCGCCCGCGAGTTCAGCCCCGAGGCGCTGCGCGAGGGGGTGCCGCTCGTGCTCGCCGATCGGGTCGTGCTGCTGCTGCACCAAAGCCTCTCCTTCACGCCCTCCGACGACGACGCGTTGGGCATGGTGGGCCACGGCCAGGGCACCCGCCGCGTCCGCGAAGATGTGCTCCGCGTGGCGGATCTCAAGGTGCCCGTGCTCATCCGCGGGGAGACGGGCGCTGGCAAGGAGCTGGTCGCCCGGGCCATCCACGAGCGCAGTCCCCGCCGCAAGGGTCCCTTCATCAGCGTGAACCTGGGCGCCATCCCCAAGGAGCTCGCCGCCGCCGAGCTCTTCGGCGCGAAGAAGGGCGCCTACACGGGCTCGACCCAGGAGCGCGAGGGCTTCTTCCGCGCCGCCCACCAGGGCACCCTCTTCCTGGACGAGGTGGGCGAGGCCCCCGCCGAGGTGCAGGTGATGCTGCTGCGCGCCCTGGAGACGGGAGAAGTCTACCCGGTGGGCGGCACCGCGCCCGTGGCCGTCGACACCCGGCTCATCACCGCCACGGACGCGGACCTGGAGGCGCGCATCGTCCAGGGGACCTTCAAGGCGCCGCTGCTGCACCGGCTGGCGGGCTATGACATCCAGGTGCCTCCCCTGCGCGAGCGCCGCGAGGACATCGGCGTGCTCTTCCACCACTTCGCCCGCGAGGAGCTCCAGTCGCTGGGTGAGGGCCACGGGCTGGAGTCCCTCGCCGCCCAAGGCGCCCCCTGGCTGCCGGCCTCCCTGGCGGTCCGCCTGGTGCGCTTCTCCTGGCCCGGCAATGTCCGCCAGCTGCGCAACCTGACGCGGCAGATCATCATTGGCAGCCGCGGCATGGGGGCCCTCCAGGCCACCCCCCGCATCGAACAGGAGCTGGCCTCCGCCGGGCCTGCGCCCACCGGACGCGCCCCGGAGTTCTCCCCTCCCACGCCCGCCGCCACGCCCGCCGCCACGCCCGCCGAAGAGCCCGAGGCCGTCCGCCGCAAGCCCTCCGAGGTGAGCGACGCGGAGCTGCTGGAGGCGCTGCGCACCAGCGCGTGGGATCTCAAGGCCGCGGCTCAGCGCCTGGGCATCACCCGTCCCTCGCTCTACGTGCTCATCGACAAGAGCCCCAGCCTGCGCACCGCGGGAGACTTGAGCGTCGAGGAAATCTCCCGCTGTTTCCGAGAATGCAAGGGAGACCTGGACACCATGGCGCAGCGCCTCGAGGTCTCCAAGCGCGGGCTCCAACGCCGCGTCCGAGAGCTGGGGCTGGGTAACACCTGA
- a CDS encoding serine/threonine-protein kinase, whose amino-acid sequence MVEGILSRGEMEALRAEALRLQRSPLELLLERGQLSPQTLSSLRNRTEPQDTPTPPPAPASPFEAPATRQPGVPAPSSSEPSFPLPHWDRYQPVRFLGQGGMGQVFLAYDPRLRRNVALKFVRDAVPELAQRFLSEARAQARVLHERVCEMYEVGEVQGRAFIAMQYVNGRHLGQLAHELTLEQKLRVLRDVAEGVHAAHRAGLIHRDLKPSNILIERSEEGALKPYVMDFGLARDWHAEHTATGDVLGTPHYMAPEQARGEGSALDLRVDVYSLGATLYQVLAGVPPFIADNALGLLQRIQSEEPRPLRERVPGLPVDLEAIVSKCLEKDRTARYDSARALSEDLERFLSGEPVRARRAGAGYRLRKKLRKHRLVVGLGSAALLGVLLALAQALLTQREVALRERLARRFTERVERMEAQARYASLAPLHDTRPDRRALREDMAALEEEIRQGGEPAQAPGNYALGRALLALGDAEGALPRLEAAWRGGYHDARVAYALALALGQLYQEQLLEVERIRDTGQRELRRQALEQRYRDPALGYLRQSEGADAPSPHYVAALMAFYEGRHAEALSELNAMGTTYPWFHEGPQLRGDIFQARAFQRRNQGDRPGALADIESAGQAYSEAARIGESEPAVHSALASLHLASLHLELYSQGEVQPHYERGVEALAHALTAAPDSFKARVLESKFHRRLAEFRMQQGGEVLPLVEKALASARSAQVLAPGESQPSLELAQVLRLWARYRQERGEDPGEQLRQAVQSFERVPPANWDYGVQIELGHSFKIWADYEDQGGSDSLAHRDQAIAAYQAAIALDAKPVDGWVNLGTAYFKRASHPRAVDADADLERAREALERARGIDAGNNVPYYYGAQVHEWRARRQYNRGGAAAPELEKAIALYRQGLAINAKLPQFHNALGGALLWRSELAWEEGQDPFALLDVAQASFEQARDVAPKQGFAYNNLGEVHAWRGLYRSQRGEDPSESIRNALESFREALERIPRQAQFRANVAKAQHTLALWELRQGRDPGPRLDEAEAALHQAFELNPQLGFALRYEGEVQGVRARWRAQRGLARSEDFEQAAGFFRRAIEKDPEWHEYRLALGRLHLAWAAWLAHTGKDPSSVLQEGLARVEEALAARPHWAQALAARARLLLMLSETPVPVSQREGWRSEARKVLEQALALNPHLGMAEEP is encoded by the coding sequence ATGGTCGAGGGCATTCTGTCCCGGGGCGAGATGGAGGCCCTGCGCGCCGAGGCCCTCCGGCTGCAACGCAGCCCCCTGGAACTCCTCCTGGAGCGCGGACAGCTCTCCCCGCAGACCCTCTCCTCCTTGAGGAACCGGACCGAGCCTCAGGACACTCCCACGCCTCCGCCCGCGCCCGCTTCGCCCTTCGAGGCCCCCGCCACCCGCCAGCCGGGCGTTCCTGCTCCGTCCTCCTCGGAGCCCTCCTTCCCGCTGCCCCACTGGGACCGATACCAGCCGGTGCGCTTCCTCGGCCAAGGCGGCATGGGCCAGGTGTTCCTCGCGTATGATCCGCGCCTGCGCCGCAACGTGGCGCTCAAGTTCGTGCGCGATGCCGTGCCCGAGCTCGCCCAGCGCTTCCTCTCCGAGGCCCGCGCCCAGGCCCGCGTGCTCCATGAGCGCGTGTGCGAGATGTACGAGGTGGGCGAAGTCCAAGGCCGCGCCTTCATCGCCATGCAGTACGTGAACGGGCGCCACCTGGGCCAGCTCGCCCACGAGCTCACCCTGGAGCAGAAGCTGCGCGTGCTCCGCGATGTGGCCGAAGGGGTCCACGCCGCCCACCGCGCCGGTCTCATCCACCGAGACCTCAAGCCCTCTAACATCCTCATCGAGCGCTCCGAGGAGGGGGCGCTCAAGCCCTACGTGATGGACTTCGGCCTGGCGCGTGACTGGCACGCGGAGCACACCGCCACGGGCGACGTGCTCGGAACGCCCCACTACATGGCCCCCGAGCAGGCCCGGGGTGAGGGCAGCGCGTTGGATCTCCGCGTGGACGTCTACAGCCTGGGCGCCACCCTCTACCAGGTGCTCGCGGGGGTGCCGCCCTTCATAGCGGACAACGCGCTGGGGCTCCTCCAGCGCATCCAGTCCGAGGAGCCTCGCCCGCTCCGGGAGCGCGTCCCCGGCCTCCCCGTGGACCTCGAGGCCATCGTCTCCAAGTGTCTGGAGAAGGACCGCACGGCCCGCTACGACTCGGCGCGCGCCCTGTCCGAGGACCTGGAGCGCTTCCTCTCCGGCGAGCCCGTGCGCGCACGGAGGGCCGGGGCCGGGTACCGGCTGCGCAAGAAGCTGCGCAAGCACCGGCTCGTGGTGGGGCTGGGCTCCGCGGCGCTGCTGGGCGTGCTGCTCGCCCTGGCCCAGGCGCTGCTCACCCAGCGCGAGGTGGCGTTGCGCGAGCGCCTCGCCCGCCGCTTCACCGAGCGCGTGGAGCGCATGGAGGCCCAGGCCCGCTACGCTTCGCTGGCGCCGCTGCACGACACGCGCCCGGACCGCCGCGCCCTTCGGGAGGACATGGCCGCCCTGGAAGAGGAGATCCGCCAGGGGGGCGAGCCGGCGCAGGCACCCGGCAACTATGCCCTGGGGCGCGCCCTGCTCGCGCTGGGGGATGCCGAGGGGGCCCTGCCCCGGCTCGAGGCCGCCTGGCGCGGGGGGTACCACGACGCGCGCGTGGCCTATGCGCTGGCGCTCGCGCTGGGGCAGCTCTACCAGGAGCAACTGCTGGAAGTGGAGCGCATCCGGGACACCGGGCAGCGCGAGCTTCGCCGTCAGGCGTTGGAGCAGCGCTACCGGGATCCGGCCCTCGGCTACCTGCGGCAGAGCGAGGGCGCCGATGCCCCCTCTCCGCACTACGTGGCGGCGCTCATGGCCTTCTACGAGGGGCGTCACGCGGAGGCGCTGAGCGAGCTGAACGCCATGGGCACCACCTACCCCTGGTTCCACGAGGGCCCCCAACTGCGCGGAGACATCTTCCAGGCGCGGGCCTTCCAGCGCCGCAACCAAGGGGACCGGCCCGGGGCGCTGGCCGACATCGAGTCCGCCGGTCAGGCGTACTCCGAGGCGGCCCGCATTGGCGAGAGCGAGCCCGCCGTGCATTCGGCCCTGGCCTCCCTGCACCTGGCCTCCCTGCACCTGGAGCTCTACAGCCAGGGCGAGGTGCAACCCCACTATGAGCGGGGCGTGGAGGCGCTGGCGCACGCGCTCACCGCCGCGCCGGATTCCTTCAAGGCCCGGGTGCTGGAGTCCAAGTTCCACCGGCGGCTGGCCGAGTTCCGCATGCAGCAGGGCGGCGAGGTGTTGCCCCTGGTGGAGAAGGCCCTGGCCTCCGCGCGGTCCGCCCAGGTGCTGGCGCCCGGCGAGTCGCAGCCCTCCCTCGAGCTGGCCCAGGTCCTGCGCCTGTGGGCGCGCTACCGCCAGGAGCGCGGCGAGGATCCGGGCGAGCAACTGCGCCAGGCGGTCCAGTCCTTCGAGCGCGTTCCCCCGGCGAACTGGGACTACGGGGTTCAGATCGAACTGGGGCACAGCTTCAAGATCTGGGCGGACTACGAGGACCAAGGGGGCAGTGACTCGCTGGCCCACCGCGACCAGGCGATTGCCGCGTACCAGGCGGCCATCGCGCTCGACGCGAAGCCGGTGGATGGCTGGGTCAACCTGGGGACCGCGTACTTCAAGCGGGCCTCCCACCCCCGGGCGGTGGACGCGGACGCGGATTTGGAGCGGGCCCGGGAGGCGCTCGAACGGGCGCGCGGCATCGACGCGGGCAACAATGTGCCCTACTACTACGGGGCCCAGGTGCACGAGTGGCGGGCCCGGCGGCAGTACAACCGCGGGGGCGCGGCGGCGCCGGAGCTGGAGAAGGCCATCGCGCTGTACCGCCAGGGGCTCGCCATCAACGCGAAGCTGCCGCAGTTCCACAACGCTTTGGGCGGCGCGCTGCTGTGGCGCTCGGAGCTGGCGTGGGAGGAGGGGCAGGATCCGTTCGCGCTGCTGGACGTGGCCCAGGCCTCGTTCGAGCAGGCCCGGGACGTGGCGCCCAAGCAGGGCTTTGCCTACAACAACCTGGGCGAGGTGCATGCCTGGCGGGGGCTCTACCGGAGCCAGCGCGGCGAGGACCCTTCCGAGAGCATCCGCAATGCCCTGGAGTCCTTCCGGGAGGCCCTGGAGCGGATTCCCCGGCAGGCGCAGTTCCGGGCGAACGTGGCCAAGGCGCAGCACACGTTGGCGCTGTGGGAGCTGCGGCAGGGCCGGGATCCGGGGCCGCGGCTCGATGAGGCCGAGGCGGCCCTGCACCAGGCGTTCGAGCTCAACCCGCAGCTGGGCTTCGCGCTGCGCTACGAGGGCGAGGTGCAGGGCGTCCGCGCGCGCTGGCGGGCCCAGCGAGGCCTGGCGCGGAGCGAGGACTTCGAGCAGGCCGCGGGCTTCTTCCGGAGGGCGATCGAGAAGGACCCCGAGTGGCACGAGTACCGCCTGGCCCTGGGGCGGCTGCACCTCGCCTGGGCGGCATGGCTGGCGCACACGGGCAAGGATCCCTCTTCCGTGCTGCAAGAGGGGCTGGCGCGGGTCGAGGAGGCCCTGGCGGCGCGGCCCCACTGGGCTCAGGCCCTCGCCGCGCGGGCGCGCTTGCTCCTGATGCTGTCGGAGACACCGGTACCTGTGTCCCAGCGGGAAGGCTGGCGGAGCGAGGCGCGCAAGGTGCTGGAGCAGGCGCTTGCCCTCAATCCCCACCTGGGCATGGCCGAGGAGCCCTGA
- a CDS encoding helix-turn-helix domain-containing protein, which translates to MTSPTDVLSPLGTPRVSEPVSVRDAALSQVQQLAQLITQELRGHENQPLFSLLGPRHESMPLPTDVLHLLQQLLAILASGDAVTVVPVHKELTTQQAANLLNVSRQYLVQLLDEGKIPFRRTGSHRRIYSKDVLEYRARRKPDRRAQLDAMIQETQEAGGYPEFEQP; encoded by the coding sequence ATGACTTCGCCCACGGATGTTCTTTCCCCTCTTGGCACTCCACGCGTTTCAGAGCCAGTCAGCGTCCGTGACGCGGCATTGTCCCAAGTTCAGCAGCTCGCGCAGCTCATCACTCAAGAACTGCGCGGCCACGAGAACCAACCGCTCTTCTCACTGCTTGGGCCCCGTCATGAGTCCATGCCCCTGCCGACAGACGTGCTCCATCTGCTCCAGCAACTTCTCGCCATTCTTGCGTCTGGTGACGCCGTCACGGTGGTGCCCGTTCACAAGGAGCTGACAACTCAGCAAGCCGCCAATCTCCTCAACGTTTCACGTCAGTATCTCGTGCAACTGCTCGATGAAGGGAAGATCCCCTTCCGGCGGACGGGCTCTCATCGGCGCATTTACAGCAAAGACGTGCTCGAATACCGCGCGCGGCGGAAACCGGATCGGCGCGCACAACTCGACGCGATGATTCAGGAAACCCAAGAGGCAGGAGGGTATCCCGAGTTCGAGCAGCCGTAG
- a CDS encoding PIN domain-containing protein — protein MIYAPFPVILDANVLISLSICDTFLGAADEGLIQIYWTEHILEETRRNLVKAICLPEAHAAKRIAAMKQAFPEAMVTGHEWLIPAMRNAEKDRHVLAAAVHAKAQTIVTNNLRDFQEEHLPVGIQAQTPDTFLQHLLSHDRKAMLELLHAQRFCLCPPTQNDECLVRYNEPPLDW, from the coding sequence GTGATTTACGCTCCGTTCCCAGTCATCCTTGATGCGAACGTTCTGATTTCTCTCAGCATTTGCGACACCTTCTTGGGAGCAGCCGACGAGGGTCTGATCCAGATCTACTGGACGGAACATATCCTGGAGGAGACACGCCGGAACCTCGTCAAAGCCATCTGTCTGCCAGAGGCACACGCCGCCAAACGCATCGCCGCCATGAAGCAGGCCTTCCCTGAAGCGATGGTCACAGGGCACGAATGGCTCATTCCCGCGATGAGAAATGCCGAGAAAGACCGGCATGTGCTCGCCGCAGCCGTGCATGCCAAGGCGCAGACAATCGTGACGAACAATCTGCGCGATTTTCAAGAAGAGCACTTACCGGTCGGCATTCAGGCCCAGACTCCCGACACCTTCCTTCAACATCTGCTCAGTCATGATCGAAAGGCCATGCTGGAGTTGCTGCATGCTCAGCGCTTCTGCCTCTGTCCCCCAACACAGAACGATGAGTGTCTGGTGAGGTACAACGAACCGCCCCTGGACTGGTGA
- a CDS encoding protein kinase domain-containing protein, translated as MTPDRLEPETRIGAWRVVSREGHGSYGAVYRVESVKEGAGGPYALKLALHERDPRFEREAELLSRIRHDSVPRLHARGGWEMPGGGVFPYVVMEWVEGESLYAWGARQARTSREVLRVLGQVARALEATHGEEGVHRDVTSPGAVRCTSPDTHRSVLGDRGRSAEHAATPAWPFDHD; from the coding sequence GTGACGCCCGACAGGCTGGAACCCGAGACGCGGATAGGCGCCTGGCGAGTGGTGAGCCGAGAGGGCCATGGCTCCTATGGCGCGGTGTATCGGGTGGAGTCCGTGAAAGAGGGGGCCGGAGGGCCGTATGCGTTGAAGCTGGCGCTGCATGAGAGGGATCCACGCTTCGAGAGGGAGGCGGAGTTGCTCTCACGCATCCGGCATGACTCAGTGCCGAGGCTTCACGCGAGAGGAGGATGGGAGATGCCGGGGGGAGGCGTGTTCCCGTACGTGGTGATGGAGTGGGTGGAAGGGGAGTCGTTGTACGCGTGGGGAGCAAGGCAGGCGCGCACGTCGAGAGAAGTGTTGAGGGTGCTGGGACAGGTGGCGCGAGCGCTGGAGGCGACGCACGGGGAAGAGGGAGTGCACCGGGATGTCACCAGTCCAGGGGCGGTTCGTTGTACCTCACCAGACACTCATCGTTCTGTGTTGGGGGACAGAGGCAGAAGCGCTGAGCATGCAGCAACTCCAGCATGGCCTTTCGATCATGACTGA
- a CDS encoding DUSAM domain-containing protein — protein MTEENKPDWGPIRGLARRVLERGDALELSDDTRRLLDEGAREVAIPPQDVEDALRSVPSATTLLREIWRRLEGGEERLSDVTYRAYRLRDRGDFKAARQLMEEALSIEPVPLYRQIAETVLANLTRLEAVAENGHVEADFQPWEQLRVLARRVQHGKPLELSDGLRDFMRQTAPSVAIRETEAAEALVTAEGAQALLTQMLERIEDGKQRITQALSRMTACREAGDRDGALQALRDVLTVEIVPTYRQMAEECLARYDEPLSDW, from the coding sequence ATGACCGAAGAGAACAAGCCCGATTGGGGTCCCATCCGAGGGCTGGCCCGGCGGGTTCTAGAGCGGGGCGATGCGCTGGAACTCAGTGACGACACGCGCAGGCTCTTGGACGAGGGGGCCCGGGAAGTCGCCATCCCTCCCCAAGACGTGGAGGACGCCTTGCGCAGCGTCCCTTCGGCAACCACCCTCCTCCGGGAAATCTGGCGTCGACTGGAGGGCGGCGAGGAGCGGCTGTCGGACGTCACTTACCGGGCGTATCGCCTCCGGGACCGAGGCGATTTCAAGGCGGCTCGGCAGTTGATGGAGGAAGCCCTCTCGATCGAGCCCGTGCCCCTGTACCGGCAGATTGCAGAGACCGTGCTTGCGAATCTGACAAGGCTCGAGGCGGTTGCGGAGAACGGGCACGTTGAAGCGGACTTTCAACCGTGGGAGCAGCTCCGTGTCCTGGCTCGACGGGTTCAGCATGGGAAACCTCTGGAACTGAGTGATGGCCTCCGCGACTTCATGCGGCAGACCGCCCCGTCCGTGGCCATCCGCGAGACCGAAGCGGCAGAGGCCCTCGTGACCGCGGAGGGCGCCCAGGCGCTCCTGACGCAGATGCTGGAGCGCATCGAGGACGGCAAGCAACGCATCACGCAGGCCCTCTCCCGGATGACGGCCTGCCGGGAAGCGGGGGACCGCGACGGTGCTCTTCAAGCACTGCGCGACGTTCTCACGGTAGAGATCGTCCCAACGTATCGCCAGATGGCCGAAGAGTGCTTGGCGAGGTACGACGAACCGCTTTCGGACTGGTGA